The DNA region AGGGAAGTACTAATATTACCAGTGCGCGAGATGGTATAGACTAGGTTACCCGAACCATCTTCATTGACGCTACCAGGTGCTACGGTAATGGCTACCGAGGGTGTTGCAACAGCGAAGGGAGTAGTGGTTAAATCTAGACCAGTGTCGAGCTTAAGGGGGTCAATGGGGAATAGCGATTTCATTCTTTGGTTTTATTTCTAGGATATATAGATCAATTATATGATGACTTTCCCAGTACATTTTTACGAGAAAAGGCTGAAAAGCTTACTAGATAAGCCTTATCCCCCCATTGTGTGTATTATAGCAATGAAACTTAATATATTTTTGAAATGGCTATGAAAGTAGCTTCACCTTGTGGGAGAACAATGGAAAATATGGAGGTGCGATCGCCTTCGGTGGCGCTGCGCGATCGCAGTAAATGATAGGTTTTAAGTGTTAGATTTTAGGTGTTAAGTTAAACCTTCTCCCCACACTCCCTTTCCCCTTCCAACTTTTATTACTACAAAACATATTTAATATATTTCATAAAATTGCTTTTATTTGCTAAAATGTAAAAAAGTAACTTAAATAACAGAAGTTTGACAATCAAAAACATTACCATTCTTCGAGTTTAGTGGTGGTGTGAAAAAAATAATGCCCTATCAACTTGCTGATAGAGTCAAGGGATTATTAGTTGTGTTGACTTCTTTGTTTTTGGTTTCTGAGAATGTTTTAGCTCAAACAGTCGAAAAGAGCAACTCTATACCTCCGGTAATCAACGTCTCGGATTTGCGAGATGTATCTCCAGGAGACTGGGCTTATGAAGCTTTAACTAACTTAGTAGAACGTTATGGTTGTATTGTGGGTTACCCAGATCAGACCTTTAGAGGCGATCGCTCCCTCAGTCGTTATGAATTTGCAGCCGGGCTAAATGCTTGTTTAGAACAGATAGAAAGATTAGTAGAAGCTAGTGCGGCGATTACTAGAGAAGATTTAGAAACTCTCAACCGCTTATCGAGGGAGTTTGAACCAGAATTAGCAGCTCTTGGTGCTAGAGTCGATAATTTGGAAGGAAGAGTTAGTTTTCTCGAAGACCACCAATTCTCTACCACTACCAAACTCCAGGGAGAATTAATTACCACCTTGTCTCAAGTGTTTGGTAATGAAAACGCAGCAACGGGAGAAGATTTAGACGTACAAGCGGCTATTAATTATCGACTACGGTTAAACTTTCTGACTAGTTTTAATGGTAGAGATAGATTAAGAGTACGTTTAGAATCGTCCAATTTTAGTTTTGGTCGAGGTGGAACGAACTATACTGACTATAACTTTAGTGCTAATAGCGATAATCAAGTACGTGTCAGAAAAGCTGAATATATTTTCCCCGTTGGTCAAAAGACGACCATAACGGTTAGCGCTATTAATATGCTTTTAGATGATATAGCAGATCCGATCGCACCTTTTGCAGGACCTACTGCTGATGGGGCCATTTCCTATTTTGGAGCGATCGCCCCCATTTATCTTAATAGTAGTGGCGGTGGTTTAGCCGTGACGCATTACTTTACTGATGCTATCAGTATAGTGGGATATTATTCTGCGGGTAATGCCAATAATCCTACTGAGGGGAATGGTTTATTTAACGGTCAGTACGTAGCTGCGGTTCAGCTTTCTTATATACCTACTGCTAATACGGGGGTCGGTATAGTTTACAATCGTAGCTATTTTCCCGGTGGCGATGACATTGCCATTTTGGGATTTAGCGGTAGTGCTTTAGCAGAGAATCCCTTTGAGGGAAGTGCGACTTCTTCTGACAACGTGGCGATCGTCGGGAGTTGGCTGATTAGCGAGTTTTTCGGGATAGAAGGTTGGGGTATGTATACTAAAGCGCGCGGTGAGAGTGGCGATCGCAATGGTGACACCGCTGATATCTGGAACTGGAAACTCAGTTTTGCTTTTCCCGATTTATTCCGCGAGGGTAACTTGGGTTTGCTGTCGGTGGGTAGTCCTCCTAAAGCTTATTCTGTTACTGGAGGTCCAGAAGACAGTGATGTACCTTTTTTGGTGGAGTTATTATACGTTTTCAGAGTTAACGATAATATCTCGATCACTCCTGGGGTTTTTGTGGTTACTAATCCCGAGGATGGACGCGATCCTCTCTGGGTAGGAACGATCAGAACCAGTTTTGATTTCTAGACTCGAGTAGAGATAAAATCATTTATGATCTTCTATAATAATCCCACTAATCACTATGGCTTTACCTCACCCAGAAACCCCCCTCTATAACCACCCCCTCTATGAAATAGAAACATGGCTGCGGAGTATGGGGTGTGAACAAGATACTCAAGAGCTCAATCTTTGGAGTATAGCTAAATCTACTTGGAAAGCAGAAATATCTCTAGATGTAGAAGAGATCGTGGTTTGTTATCTGCAAGCAGGTGATGAACAAACGGATATCAAGAGAGTTTTTAAGTATTCTCTGAGTAGGGAAGATGTAGAGGATGCTATTTTTTCGGGTCCGTGAACTCAATTAGGTGGGTACTGCTTCACCAGGGCGCAGTTTTACCCATTTTCCTCTTGCTTCGGCAAAACTGAGACACCCAACTACATCCCATTCCATCTCGATGTAGTCTTGTTGGGGACGAATGTTGACGTTAATTGTGGGTTCATGGGGTTCAAAGTCGGGGTTTTCGGTGAGATGTCGTTGTTCGTGTTGAGTTTCAACGGCGTGATAGGTGTAACAACGATCAACAAAGTAACAGTTAATACAAATACACATAGTTTTAATCGGCTGCACTTTTTTTTCAGTCTAACAAAATTTTCAAAAGCGATCGCCTATACTTTGAGGTGAAAATGTTGATAACCAATCTTTAAGATGTCGAGTAGCGCGACAATCGTCTTCATTGTAATTAAGAATCAACTGCAATGATTGGCGATCGTGATTAGTCAACCACTGATCATACCAGTAAACCGATTGTTCTCCACTCCCATGAGGATTACGCCAATAAAAACCCAACCAATTAGCCAAAGATTTAAGAGAGTAGCTTTCTACAGGAAAAATCACCGAGTTAAGCACGTAAGCGTGTAAATCCACCAGACGAGATAAGATAGACTGTCTTTGTTCCTTTGGGGTTTGATAGAGTTTAGCGAGACGCTTGATCGTTTCAATTTCATACTCAGAGTAATGAAAAATAGGAGAATGGGGATAAAGAGTGACCAAATCTACAAATTGACGCCAAACCTGTCCCTCTTGTTCTGGATGTTCAGCCAAAAAAGGATAAAATGTTTCCGTATTAGCTTGTCGATCCACTAGTAAAACCCCCAGTAAGTAATCTAATTGACGTTCTGGTTCGGCTTCTATATCAAAATAAAATTCAACGTTAGCTGAGATTAGAGGTTTGTTAACAAAAGTCTGGGAAGTTTTTTCTAGAGGACGATTTTCTAAAATGGACAAAGCCTGTTGCTTGAGAGTACTAGTGACTTCTTTGTCGATACCAAGAATAGCTTTTTCAGAGGAAATCTCGGCTAAAGAAGCGAGACTATCGATTCCTATAGCTTTTAACTGTTGATAGCGAGAAGGAGTAATTCCGGGTACCAAAGAAAGATGATTGTGACTCTTAGCCAAAGTGTAACAGTGACTGTACCATTGACAGAGATTGCAGCGTTGACGAGAAATAAATACCTCCGGTTCCTCGGTTGAAGCGAGCGCGCCCAATAAACCCGCTAAAGCTTGTTGCAATTTGTGTAACCATAGTTTTAAATCCACGCGATGAATGTTTTGACGACGCAGAATAATCTCAGCAAAAGGAGGTAAGGTTTTCTGTACGTCTTGGAGTAAATAGGCATAAAAAGCCGCCATTAGTTTATACTCAGGTTTAGGACGACGCCCCAACTGGATGGTAATAGGTAAATAACACCAATCGCCAAAACAAGATGTACCGGGTTGTTTAATCAACAAATGGGGAACCCCTACTAAGGGTAAACGATAATCCGATCTATAGAGAACACCATGGTAAATACATTCTTGACCTTGCTGCATTAATAATTGAGTTGCTTGAGCTTGTTGTTGCCAACCCTGTGTACTCAAGTCTAATTCCGGCAAATAGACACAATTGGGATAAAATTGGTCGATGATTGCTTGAACGTGACGGGAAGATTCTTGTCTGAGTTTGAGGCGAAAATCTCCAGAGCGATCGCGCAGTTGCCAATCGCCATGTATATTTAAATAAGCCCGGCGCTGACAACGTTTATAATCTAGCAGCAACTGATCGGTTAACATTGATGATTAGTATAGAAGAACATAGAGAGCAGTTTTCTGGTTTAGCTAACAAAGTCTATTTTAACTTTGGTGGACAAGGGATTCTTCCGGATGGGGCTATGCAAGCAATTATAGACACATATACCTCCATTGGTCGCATGGGTCCCTTTTCTCTCCAAGCTAACGCAGAAATCGCTCAAAAAGTCGCACTACTGAGACAGGCGATCGCCTCAGAGTTAGGAGTATCGTCCCAAGATATTACCCTGACCGAGAATGTAACCGCCGGCTGTAATATTGTTTTCTGGGGGATAGATTGGCGTCCCGGGGATCAGATTCTCTTGAGTGATTGCGAACACCCGGGAATAATTGCCATCGTGGGAGAAATTGCCCGTCGTTTTGGAGTAGAAACGGTGATTTACCCTCTACAGGAAACCCTTAACCAGGGTAATCCCCTCACTGTTATTAAACAATATCTACAACCTCGTACCCGTCTGTTAGTGTTGAGTCATCTACTCTGGAATACTGGACAATTGCTACCTTTAGCAGAGATCGTCGAACTCTCCCATCAGCATTCTATACCCGTTTTAGCAGATGCGGCACAATCTGTCGGCTGTCTCCCTCTAGATTTAAGCGCTTTAGGGATAGATTATTATGCTTTTACTGGACACAAATGGTTATGTGGTCCTGCGGGGGTGGGAGGACTTTATATTAATCCTAAAGCTTTGCTGGAGTTAGAGCCTACTTTTATTGGTTGGCGCGGTATTAATCTAGATAGTCAGGGTAAACCCACGGGTTGGAAACCAGGAGGGTTAAAATTTGAGGTCGCTACGTCTGCTTATCCTCTCTACGAAGGTTTGAGATGTGCGATCGCCCTTCATCAACAATGGGGAACCCCCCAGCAAAGATACGCACAAATTTGTCACTTGAGTAATTATCTTTGGGAGAATTTAAAGCAGATTCCTGGAATTAAATGTTTAAAGGATTCCCCACCATTGGCGGGTTTAGTTTCTTTTCAACTAATGGAGGAGAATTTAGATTTAGTTAGGTCTTTGGAAAAACGAGGTTTTCAACTGAGAACCTTGAGTAACCCCAATTGTATCAGGGCTTGCCTGCACTATTTTACCCTTGAATCAGAAATTGAAGCTTTACTCAAGGCTATCAAAACTGAGGTAACATAGATATTACCTTGAAAACATTAGGTGTTACTCAAGACTCGGATTAGGTGGAATATCTAAGGCGGGATTGCGATCGAAGAAATTCCAGGGTT from Gloeocapsa sp. PCC 73106 includes:
- a CDS encoding Ycf34 family protein; this translates as MCICINCYFVDRCYTYHAVETQHEQRHLTENPDFEPHEPTINVNIRPQQDYIEMEWDVVGCLSFAEARGKWVKLRPGEAVPT
- a CDS encoding aminotransferase class V-fold PLP-dependent enzyme, coding for MISIEEHREQFSGLANKVYFNFGGQGILPDGAMQAIIDTYTSIGRMGPFSLQANAEIAQKVALLRQAIASELGVSSQDITLTENVTAGCNIVFWGIDWRPGDQILLSDCEHPGIIAIVGEIARRFGVETVIYPLQETLNQGNPLTVIKQYLQPRTRLLVLSHLLWNTGQLLPLAEIVELSHQHSIPVLADAAQSVGCLPLDLSALGIDYYAFTGHKWLCGPAGVGGLYINPKALLELEPTFIGWRGINLDSQGKPTGWKPGGLKFEVATSAYPLYEGLRCAIALHQQWGTPQQRYAQICHLSNYLWENLKQIPGIKCLKDSPPLAGLVSFQLMEENLDLVRSLEKRGFQLRTLSNPNCIRACLHYFTLESEIEALLKAIKTEVT
- a CDS encoding DUF3143 domain-containing protein, which codes for MALPHPETPLYNHPLYEIETWLRSMGCEQDTQELNLWSIAKSTWKAEISLDVEEIVVCYLQAGDEQTDIKRVFKYSLSREDVEDAIFSGP
- a CDS encoding TM0106 family RecB-like putative nuclease; the encoded protein is MLTDQLLLDYKRCQRRAYLNIHGDWQLRDRSGDFRLKLRQESSRHVQAIIDQFYPNCVYLPELDLSTQGWQQQAQATQLLMQQGQECIYHGVLYRSDYRLPLVGVPHLLIKQPGTSCFGDWCYLPITIQLGRRPKPEYKLMAAFYAYLLQDVQKTLPPFAEIILRRQNIHRVDLKLWLHKLQQALAGLLGALASTEEPEVFISRQRCNLCQWYSHCYTLAKSHNHLSLVPGITPSRYQQLKAIGIDSLASLAEISSEKAILGIDKEVTSTLKQQALSILENRPLEKTSQTFVNKPLISANVEFYFDIEAEPERQLDYLLGVLLVDRQANTETFYPFLAEHPEQEGQVWRQFVDLVTLYPHSPIFHYSEYEIETIKRLAKLYQTPKEQRQSILSRLVDLHAYVLNSVIFPVESYSLKSLANWLGFYWRNPHGSGEQSVYWYDQWLTNHDRQSLQLILNYNEDDCRATRHLKDWLSTFSPQSIGDRF
- a CDS encoding iron uptake porin; its protein translation is MPYQLADRVKGLLVVLTSLFLVSENVLAQTVEKSNSIPPVINVSDLRDVSPGDWAYEALTNLVERYGCIVGYPDQTFRGDRSLSRYEFAAGLNACLEQIERLVEASAAITREDLETLNRLSREFEPELAALGARVDNLEGRVSFLEDHQFSTTTKLQGELITTLSQVFGNENAATGEDLDVQAAINYRLRLNFLTSFNGRDRLRVRLESSNFSFGRGGTNYTDYNFSANSDNQVRVRKAEYIFPVGQKTTITVSAINMLLDDIADPIAPFAGPTADGAISYFGAIAPIYLNSSGGGLAVTHYFTDAISIVGYYSAGNANNPTEGNGLFNGQYVAAVQLSYIPTANTGVGIVYNRSYFPGGDDIAILGFSGSALAENPFEGSATSSDNVAIVGSWLISEFFGIEGWGMYTKARGESGDRNGDTADIWNWKLSFAFPDLFREGNLGLLSVGSPPKAYSVTGGPEDSDVPFLVELLYVFRVNDNISITPGVFVVTNPEDGRDPLWVGTIRTSFDF